From the Hallerella porci genome, the window TTTTTGGAAAATGCGCCGCACGAAATTCTCGCCGGAATTCGTTCCGCATTACTTGAAAGCGCTCAAAACGGAATTTTAGGAAAAGGAAGTCTTGTCGGCGTCGAATTTGAACTTGTCCGATTTGATTCCGAATGTAAAACGCCGATTCCGATGATTAAAAAAGCGTGCTCCGATGCAGTCGCCAAGTTAATTCGTCCAAGCGATGTCGTTTTATACGAACCGTTTATGGAACTTTCCCTCGAATGCCCCGCAGAATATGCGGGAATGCTCAGCGGCGACATTCTCGCCCGCGAAGGAAAAATCGTCGGCGTTAATGGTGATGGCGTGATGCATTCATTCGTCGCAGAACTTCCTCTCCGAAAATTATTCGGGTACGCGACTGCGGTGCGCTCGGGCTGCAAAGGTCGTGCGCAGTATTCGTTAAAATTATTGGATTACCGCAAAGTGCGAAATTAAGCCGGAAAATTTTCTTGTAATCGAATTGTAAATTTTCGAGAAAATGTAAAATTTTACTTAAAATTGCGACTTTTATGTAAAAAGTTTTTTTACAAGTCTTGCAAATTCTTTTAAAATCAATTAAATTTGGGTCTCAAATTCGGGAAGTAGCGCTTCCTATGCTTTCCGAGTACAGGGCAAATAAGCCTGCTGACATGAAGCGATAAACCTTCTGGTGAAGAAGAGGAATATAAAATGGCAAAAGAGAAGTTTGAAAGAACCAAGCCGCACTGCAACATCGGTACGATTGGTCACGTTGACCATGGTAAAACGACCTTGACAGCTGCAAT encodes:
- a CDS encoding GTP-binding protein; its protein translation is MAKEKFERTKPHCNIGTIGHVDHGKTTLTAA